A part of Clostridium novyi genomic DNA contains:
- a CDS encoding recombinase family protein yields MIAAIYARKSMETDKGESIENQIHLCKEFGTRAGATEFLYYKDEGFSGGNTNRPKFKEMIQAAKSNKFSMLICYRLDRISRNVADFSSTLETLQKHNIDFVSIKEHFDTSTPIGRAMVYIASVFAQLERETIAERIRDNMFELAKTGRWLGGTTPLGFKSEAINYIDFNGKNKKMYKLIEIPEEIELIKLIFNLYLEKKGFPSVANYLCSHKYKGKNEGEFSQGTIKQIIENPVYTYADKKIYKYFKDKGAILCGNFDGKHGVITYNKREQGKKANPISEWIVSVGKHKGIISSDVWIKCQNINSLNSKKSSPRSATGNKFLLSGLLVCNECGSTMGSWSRNNPKNGKYEKYYRCNLKNRASNRCSSKMLNAYKAEDLVLSSIKGVTLNDLIEAYDDIINNKNALTSIKEKQNKLSKEIENNNKIIHGLIRKLALLDDDPTIISEFKKEINNLNKQNTSLKKELNSLEKSIKNTDSNVNSIDEINSKIKNFKTLCDSTTDTEKLRSYLLEIINYIVWDSKTSTLKINLFNASSDVPVGGIRRQKNNLSFGNSSR; encoded by the coding sequence ATGATTGCAGCAATATACGCTAGAAAATCCATGGAAACAGACAAAGGAGAATCCATAGAAAATCAAATTCACCTTTGCAAAGAATTTGGTACTCGTGCAGGAGCCACAGAATTTTTATATTATAAAGACGAAGGTTTCAGCGGTGGTAATACTAATAGACCTAAATTTAAAGAAATGATACAAGCTGCAAAATCAAATAAATTCTCTATGCTAATTTGTTATAGGCTTGATAGAATATCTCGTAATGTAGCTGACTTTTCCTCTACTCTTGAAACCCTTCAAAAGCATAATATAGATTTTGTATCAATTAAAGAACACTTTGATACCTCTACACCAATTGGTCGTGCAATGGTTTATATAGCATCTGTTTTTGCACAACTTGAACGTGAAACCATTGCTGAAAGAATCAGAGATAATATGTTTGAACTTGCAAAGACAGGTCGTTGGCTTGGTGGTACTACTCCCCTTGGCTTTAAGTCCGAAGCTATTAATTATATAGACTTTAATGGTAAAAATAAAAAAATGTATAAACTAATTGAAATCCCCGAAGAAATTGAACTTATAAAACTAATTTTTAATCTATATTTAGAAAAGAAAGGTTTTCCCTCAGTTGCAAACTATCTTTGCTCCCATAAATATAAAGGAAAAAACGAAGGAGAGTTTTCACAGGGGACTATAAAACAAATTATAGAAAATCCTGTTTACACTTATGCTGATAAAAAAATCTATAAATATTTTAAAGATAAAGGTGCAATACTTTGTGGCAATTTCGATGGGAAACATGGTGTTATCACATATAATAAGAGAGAACAAGGTAAAAAAGCAAATCCTATTAGTGAATGGATTGTATCCGTTGGAAAACATAAAGGAATAATTTCAAGTGATGTATGGATTAAATGTCAAAACATTAATTCCTTGAATAGTAAAAAATCCTCTCCTAGGAGTGCTACTGGAAACAAATTTCTTTTATCTGGTCTTTTAGTTTGCAATGAATGTGGTAGTACAATGGGATCATGGAGTCGTAATAATCCTAAGAATGGTAAGTACGAGAAGTATTATAGATGTAATTTAAAAAACAGAGCTTCAAATAGATGTAGTAGTAAAATGTTAAATGCCTATAAAGCTGAGGATTTAGTTTTATCTAGTATAAAAGGTGTTACTTTAAATGACCTTATAGAAGCTTATGATGATATAATCAATAATAAAAATGCCCTTACTTCAATAAAAGAAAAACAAAATAAGCTTTCAAAAGAAATAGAAAATAATAATAAAATAATCCATGGATTAATACGAAAATTAGCCCTTCTAGATGACGATCCTACTATTATTTCAGAATTCAAAAAGGAAATTAATAATTTAAATAAACAAAACACTTCTTTAAAAAAAGAACTAAACTCTTTAGAAAAATCTATTAAAAACACAGATTCTAATGTAAATTCCATTGATGAAATTAATTCTAAAATAAAAAACTTCAAAACTCTTTGTGATTCTACAACCGACACTGAAAAACTTCGCTCATATCTTTTAGAAATTATTAATTATATTGTATGGGATAGTAAAACATCAACATTAAAAATAAATCTTTTTAATGCTTCTTCTGATGTTCCTGTAGGTGGTATTAGAAGGCAAAAGAATAACTTGTCTTTTGGTAATAGTTCCAGATAA
- a CDS encoding JAB domain-containing protein codes for MIISKIPVIRTKLVKEYDINLYENKVFGIEGAEAIFKKLIGESTLEKVALVCLDSSNKVINAAITSIGTDNKVYVVPSELFRIALLSNASSIIICHNHPTGELKPSNYDIEITRKIGYVGSILGIKLIDSLIIGDGGECLSIRSEINKKGRI; via the coding sequence TTGATAATTTCAAAAATACCTGTCATTAGAACTAAATTAGTAAAAGAATATGATATTAACTTATATGAAAATAAAGTATTTGGGATTGAAGGAGCTGAAGCTATATTTAAAAAGTTAATAGGAGAATCTACCTTGGAAAAAGTAGCACTTGTATGCTTAGATTCTAGCAATAAAGTAATTAATGCAGCTATAACAAGTATAGGTACTGATAACAAGGTGTATGTAGTACCTTCGGAATTATTTAGAATAGCTCTACTATCAAATGCTAGTTCAATTATTATATGTCATAATCATCCAACAGGAGAGCTTAAGCCTAGTAACTATGATATAGAAATTACAAGAAAGATTGGATATGTAGGATCAATATTAGGAATAAAACTTATAGATTCTCTAATTATAGGAGATGGTGGAGAATGTCTTTCAATAAGAAGTGAGATTAATAAGAAAGGAAGGATATAA
- a CDS encoding excinuclease ABC subunit UvrA — protein MRNIEVIYAKENNLKNISVDIPINQMTVVTGVSGSGKSSLVFDTIYAESERMFLNSMSINDGSVYLKKPNVYKINNLLPAIAISQKRTNRNPRSTVGTVTDISEFIRLLFAKVASLDTNRVWTPGDFSYNNPKSWCTMCKGTGEQYVIDKDKVIDKCKSINDGGIMYWNETNTNYYFKLIQEVAKYYDIDLNKTINELDKHKLEFILNGKSDIKFKIRYKNYKNKYRSKEVEFIGVYRDINEKLKDIDTPSTFKSIEKFLTKSECPICKGARLKKEILQFTVHNKNIQYINNLTLSQLKLWLSNNRRKNADIKDKIFDEITSEVIIRIENLEKLKLGYLSLDRSIPTLSGGESQRLRLANQLTCGLSGLLYVLDEPTMGLHINDISNICDILNELKEKGNTLLLVEHNAEVMLGADKIIDMGPRGGAYGGEIVFDGLPSEIINYQNSLTGNYLRCYRNNIKNKKDNNLNKVIRVKGATYNNIINQDFNVPLNQLVVITGVSGSGKSTFTEHILEPSLRKKTNVNCKSIIGLDQINKVIKVDQLPIGRSGKSNIATYTGMFDLIRNVFSNITEAKKNKITKSYFSFNVEGGRCEKCKGDGVIKVDMSFMPDTYIKCDKCKGMRYKEEILNIKYNNKNIAEVLDMTVIEAYNFFKSSTRIASILRCLIDVGLDYVKIGQSALTISGGEAQRIKLAKYLSDESLKNVMYILDEPCVGLHHSDIQKLVQLLQKIINRDNSIVIVEHNPEVIRSADYIIDMGYNGGPSGGKVIDMGNLSQIKANALASVSNIL, from the coding sequence ATGAGAAATATAGAGGTAATATATGCAAAGGAAAATAACTTGAAAAATATAAGTGTAGATATACCAATAAACCAAATGACGGTAGTAACAGGAGTTTCAGGATCAGGGAAGTCCTCATTGGTATTTGATACTATATATGCAGAAAGTGAAAGAATGTTTTTGAATAGTATGTCTATAAATGATGGTTCCGTTTATTTAAAGAAACCTAATGTATATAAAATAAATAATTTATTACCAGCAATTGCAATTTCTCAAAAAAGAACAAATAGAAATCCTAGATCAACAGTTGGTACTGTAACTGATATTTCAGAGTTTATAAGGTTATTATTTGCTAAAGTAGCAAGTTTAGATACTAATAGGGTATGGACACCTGGGGATTTTTCATATAATAATCCTAAATCATGGTGTACTATGTGTAAAGGAACAGGAGAACAGTATGTTATAGATAAGGATAAGGTTATAGATAAATGCAAATCTATAAATGATGGGGGAATAATGTACTGGAATGAAACTAATACAAATTATTATTTTAAGTTAATTCAGGAGGTAGCAAAATATTATGATATAGATTTAAATAAAACTATAAATGAATTAGACAAACATAAATTGGAATTTATTTTAAATGGTAAAAGTGATATTAAGTTTAAAATAAGATATAAGAACTATAAAAATAAATATAGAAGTAAGGAAGTTGAGTTTATAGGAGTTTACAGAGATATAAATGAAAAACTTAAAGATATAGATACTCCATCAACATTTAAGAGTATAGAAAAATTTCTAACTAAATCTGAATGTCCAATTTGTAAAGGGGCAAGATTAAAAAAAGAAATATTACAATTTACTGTGCATAATAAAAATATACAATATATAAATAATTTAACATTAAGTCAGTTGAAGTTGTGGTTATCAAATAATAGAAGAAAAAATGCAGATATAAAAGATAAAATTTTTGATGAAATTACAAGTGAAGTAATAATAAGAATAGAAAATTTGGAAAAGCTGAAGTTGGGCTATTTATCATTGGATAGAAGTATACCTACATTATCAGGAGGAGAATCTCAAAGATTAAGGCTAGCGAATCAGTTAACTTGTGGGTTATCAGGGTTATTATATGTTTTGGATGAACCTACAATGGGATTGCATATAAATGATATAAGCAATATATGTGATATTCTTAATGAGTTAAAAGAAAAGGGTAATACATTATTATTGGTAGAACATAATGCAGAAGTAATGTTAGGTGCTGATAAAATTATAGATATGGGACCAAGAGGTGGAGCATATGGAGGGGAGATCGTATTTGATGGTTTGCCAAGTGAAATAATTAATTATCAAAATTCTTTGACAGGAAATTATTTAAGATGCTATAGGAATAATATTAAAAATAAGAAAGATAATAACCTTAATAAAGTTATTAGGGTAAAAGGGGCAACTTATAACAACATAATTAATCAAGATTTTAATGTTCCACTAAATCAATTAGTAGTTATAACAGGTGTTTCAGGGTCGGGTAAAAGCACATTTACAGAACATATTTTAGAACCGTCTTTAAGAAAAAAAACTAATGTTAATTGTAAATCAATAATAGGATTAGACCAAATAAATAAGGTTATAAAAGTTGATCAGCTACCAATTGGAAGAAGTGGTAAATCAAATATTGCTACATATACAGGTATGTTTGATTTAATTAGAAATGTCTTTTCAAACATTACAGAGGCTAAAAAAAATAAAATAACTAAATCATATTTTAGTTTTAATGTAGAAGGTGGACGTTGTGAAAAGTGTAAGGGAGACGGAGTAATAAAGGTAGATATGAGTTTTATGCCAGATACATATATTAAATGTGATAAATGTAAAGGTATGAGATATAAAGAAGAAATTTTAAACATAAAATACAATAATAAAAATATTGCAGAAGTGTTAGATATGACTGTAATAGAGGCATATAATTTTTTTAAATCAAGCACTAGAATAGCAAGTATATTAAGATGTTTGATAGATGTTGGATTAGATTATGTTAAAATTGGACAATCTGCATTAACTATATCAGGAGGAGAGGCACAGAGAATAAAGTTAGCAAAGTACTTAAGTGATGAGTCATTAAAAAATGTAATGTATATTTTAGATGAACCATGTGTTGGATTACATCATAGTGATATACAGAAATTAGTTCAGTTATTACAAAAAATAATTAATAGAGATAATAGTATTGTTATAGTAGAGCATAATCCTGAAGTTATAAGGAGTGCAGATTATATAATAGACATGGGGTATAACGGTGGTCCATCAGGTGGAAAGGTTATTGATATGGGAAACTTATCACAGATTAAGGCTAACGCATTAGCATCAGTTTCAAATATTTTATAA
- a CDS encoding IS3 family transposase, with protein sequence MNVRDIILKAYDYREYNKGTSSIKMTLENEFNITYSRKKLQRIMRKYSIVCPIRKANPYRRMTKETKEHRVVPNLLQRNFKQYIHDKILLKYITYIH encoded by the coding sequence TTGAATGTTAGAGATATCATATTAAAAGCTTATGATTATAGAGAATATAATAAAGGCACAAGTTCTATCAAAATGACTCTAGAAAATGAATTTAACATTACATATAGTAGGAAAAAACTTCAAAGGATTATGCGAAAATACAGCATAGTATGCCCTATAAGAAAAGCTAATCCATATAGAAGAATGACTAAAGAAACAAAAGAGCATAGAGTAGTTCCTAATTTATTACAGAGGAACTTTAAACAATATATACATGATAAAATTCTACTCAAATATATTACGTATATCCATTAA
- a CDS encoding ThiF family adenylyltransferase, which yields MNGNIIYKIRDGVDLYLNNNELLTIYFMNTRLRKQFKVSRIIIRILEHIDGKNSIKDIHDKLENEFSSIIEMDNINFIFNKLKNLNVIVEKVNNLKDVDLIKRYDRQINFFGDFINGDRQSIDAQKRLKESNVLIFGCGAIGGDIAIQLTMCGVENFILYDYDLVEESDVSRHMYFRKEYVGMKKVEALENYLITINKNIKIKKIDDILLPNKKIDKLIDEATFIVNTADEPYIGYTSMKISRYCTINKKAHFIAGGFDAHLASSGELIIPGVTPCVDCYAQYFKKVLQDWKPKKHLALDRHLEIGGMSSLSLFSASYAAIEIVKYICGLINPKEYRNTRGEFLFNTMDITYLNVTKDKNCKVCGEIKYE from the coding sequence ATGAATGGTAACATTATATATAAAATAAGAGATGGTGTAGATTTATATTTAAATAATAATGAATTGTTAACTATATATTTTATGAATACTAGGCTTAGAAAACAATTTAAGGTTTCGAGAATTATTATAAGAATACTAGAACATATAGATGGAAAAAATAGTATAAAAGATATTCATGATAAATTAGAAAATGAGTTTTCAAGTATTATAGAAATGGATAATATAAATTTTATTTTTAATAAATTAAAAAATTTAAATGTAATAGTTGAAAAAGTTAATAACTTAAAGGATGTAGATTTAATTAAAAGATATGATAGACAAATTAATTTCTTTGGGGATTTTATAAATGGAGATAGGCAAAGTATAGATGCACAAAAGAGGTTAAAAGAATCTAATGTTTTAATTTTTGGATGTGGAGCAATAGGAGGAGATATTGCTATACAATTAACAATGTGTGGAGTGGAAAATTTTATATTATATGATTACGATTTAGTAGAAGAATCTGATGTTAGTAGGCATATGTATTTTAGAAAAGAATATGTTGGTATGAAAAAAGTAGAAGCATTAGAAAATTATTTAATAACTATAAATAAAAATATTAAAATTAAGAAGATAGATGATATTTTATTACCTAACAAGAAAATAGATAAGTTGATTGATGAAGCAACTTTTATTGTTAATACAGCCGATGAACCATATATAGGATATACATCTATGAAAATATCTAGATACTGTACAATAAATAAAAAAGCTCATTTTATTGCAGGTGGATTTGATGCACATTTGGCAAGTTCAGGAGAACTAATTATTCCTGGTGTTACACCTTGTGTTGATTGTTATGCACAATACTTTAAAAAAGTATTACAAGACTGGAAACCTAAAAAACATCTAGCGCTAGATAGACATTTAGAAATAGGAGGAATGTCGAGTTTATCGTTATTTTCAGCTAGCTATGCTGCTATAGAGATAGTAAAATATATATGTGGTTTAATAAATCCTAAAGAGTATAGAAATACAAGAGGAGAGTTTTTATTTAATACAATGGATATAACTTATTTAAATGTTACTAAAGATAAAAATTGTAAAGTATGTGGAGAGATAAAATATGAATAA
- a CDS encoding HesA/MoeB/ThiF family protein: MNKPKLRSSVSVVSLKNDIIEFFLTNTRQQVRIKMKSKKILELILELDGTLTINEIITKYNINDQTKKYLIDFLKYLEGKGIIKNNNNDIFKEYSKFRRIVNFIEDFSSSTMETEKMWNNVRNSHVVIIGLGAVGSWVSSLLVQNGVKNFTLIDKDVVDITNLHRQFGFSESDVGLLKTDVIEKRLKEFDENVVVNKINKFLDESLLYTEIDYKVNLIINCADKPNVDITSLWVGKYCMENNLPHIIGGGYNLHLSLIGQTIIPFKTACVKCFEKELKRINEIDTRSLRKLNIKNRKIGSFGPMCSIIASMIAMEAIKVLTQKIMPSNINRRGEFSIYNMDIKYHNISKDDNCEWCGKKGIYGGEHEKYRGNICKGK, translated from the coding sequence ATGAATAAACCAAAATTGAGATCATCTGTATCAGTAGTAAGTTTAAAAAATGATATTATTGAATTTTTTCTAACTAATACAAGACAACAAGTAAGAATAAAAATGAAGAGTAAAAAAATATTAGAGTTAATATTAGAATTAGATGGCACACTAACTATTAATGAAATAATCACCAAATATAATATTAATGATCAAACTAAGAAGTACTTAATAGATTTTTTGAAATATTTAGAAGGAAAGGGAATAATAAAGAATAATAATAATGATATTTTCAAAGAATACTCTAAATTTCGAAGAATAGTAAATTTTATAGAAGATTTTTCAAGTAGCACAATGGAAACTGAAAAAATGTGGAATAATGTAAGAAATTCACATGTTGTGATTATTGGATTAGGAGCGGTAGGATCATGGGTAAGTTCTTTATTAGTTCAAAATGGAGTTAAAAATTTTACATTAATAGATAAAGATGTGGTTGATATTACTAATTTACATAGACAGTTTGGATTTTCAGAAAGTGATGTTGGATTGTTAAAAACTGATGTTATTGAAAAAAGGCTTAAAGAGTTTGATGAAAACGTAGTAGTAAATAAAATAAATAAATTTTTAGATGAAAGTCTATTATATACTGAAATAGATTATAAAGTTAATTTAATAATAAATTGTGCAGACAAACCTAATGTTGATATTACATCATTATGGGTAGGGAAATATTGTATGGAAAATAATCTACCTCACATTATTGGTGGTGGATATAATTTACACTTATCATTAATTGGTCAAACAATAATTCCATTTAAAACTGCTTGTGTTAAATGTTTTGAAAAAGAATTAAAAAGAATTAATGAAATAGATACAAGATCATTAAGAAAATTAAATATTAAAAATAGGAAAATAGGAAGTTTTGGTCCTATGTGTTCAATTATTGCAAGTATGATAGCTATGGAAGCAATAAAGGTATTAACTCAAAAAATAATGCCATCTAATATAAATAGAAGAGGTGAATTTAGTATATATAATATGGATATTAAATATCATAATATTTCGAAAGATGATAATTGTGAGTGGTGTGGGAAAAAAGGAATATATGGAGGAGAACATGAGAAATATAGAGGTAATATATGCAAAGGAAAATAA
- a CDS encoding restriction endonuclease, producing MSIWLFRAGSNGEYENKFLSDNRVYLTWEDLDVDLNEFKQKEDLYEFLVDKYDLEKEKTAINWASQIYPIAHRMVKGDWVVLPSKINRTIHFGKIISDYKFDKSLGSPYYHYREVKWFALDIPRDRFDQDILYSLGAFMTVCRIHKNNAEDRIKIMAENNWNNTNKLTNIQIDEGDNEITLDLDEYIFDRISDHIIRKFKGHKMEVLVEEILKAKGFTTYKSPEGSDNGVDILASSDILGFGSPKICVQVKTSDVPIDRPTMDQLIGTMSNFNADYGLLVSWNGFKTSVIREIPKQFFKLRLWDSRKIIEQIFENYERLSEDIKTEIPLKKVWMLNIEE from the coding sequence TTGAGTATATGGTTATTTAGAGCAGGTTCAAATGGAGAGTATGAAAATAAATTTTTAAGTGATAATAGGGTGTATCTTACTTGGGAGGATTTAGATGTAGATCTAAATGAATTTAAGCAAAAAGAGGATTTATATGAGTTCTTAGTTGATAAGTATGATTTAGAAAAAGAAAAAACAGCTATAAATTGGGCATCTCAAATATATCCTATAGCACATAGAATGGTCAAAGGGGATTGGGTAGTATTACCAAGCAAAATAAATAGAACTATTCATTTTGGAAAAATTATAAGTGACTATAAGTTTGATAAAAGCTTAGGAAGTCCATATTACCATTATAGAGAAGTTAAATGGTTTGCTTTAGATATTCCGAGGGATAGATTTGATCAAGATATTCTATATTCACTTGGTGCATTTATGACAGTGTGCAGAATACATAAAAATAATGCCGAAGATAGAATTAAAATAATGGCTGAAAATAATTGGAATAATACAAATAAGTTAACTAATATACAAATAGATGAAGGGGATAACGAAATAACTCTTGATTTAGATGAATATATATTTGATAGAATATCGGATCATATAATACGAAAATTCAAAGGTCATAAAATGGAAGTGCTAGTTGAGGAAATATTAAAAGCTAAAGGATTTACTACATATAAGAGTCCAGAGGGATCAGATAATGGTGTAGACATATTAGCATCTTCAGATATTTTGGGTTTTGGATCTCCTAAAATTTGTGTTCAAGTAAAGACATCAGATGTTCCTATTGATAGACCAACAATGGATCAATTAATAGGTACTATGAGTAATTTTAATGCTGATTATGGTTTGTTGGTTTCTTGGAATGGATTTAAGACATCTGTAATAAGAGAAATTCCAAAACAATTTTTTAAATTAAGGTTATGGGATTCTAGAAAAATTATAGAACAAATATTTGAAAATTATGAACGTTTAAGTGAAGATATTAAAACAGAGATACCTTTAAAAAAAGTATGGATGTTAAATATAGAAGAATAA
- a CDS encoding ABC transporter substrate-binding protein, which yields MKRKILSTCLAVMFLLTSILCTGCGKKNDTELQKVKLNEVVRSVFYAPMYVAINQGFFKEQGLDINLSTGQGADAPMFKTQV from the coding sequence ATGAAAAGAAAAATTTTAAGTACATGCTTAGCTGTTATGTTTCTTTTGACATCAATTTTATGTACAGGTTGTGGAAAGAAAAATGACACTGAGCTTCAAAAGGTTAAATTAAATGAAGTTGTTCGTTCTGTTTTTTATGCTCCTATGTACGTAGCTATTAACCAAGGTTTCTTTAAAGAACAAGGACTAGATATTAATCTTTCCACTGGTCAAGGTGCTGATGCTCCTATGTTCAAAACACAAGTTTAA
- a CDS encoding IS3 family transposase: protein MSRRDNCWNNAPQESFFSHIKYEVNFTSCFTLEDVIDNINDYIDYYNNHRCQLGLKKMTLNNLEIIF, encoded by the coding sequence ATGTCTAGACGCGATAACTGTTGGAATAATGCACCACAAGAATCCTTCTTTAGTCATATCAAATATGAAGTAAACTTTACATCATGCTTCACTCTTGAAGATGTGATTGATAATATCAACGATTACATAGATTATTATAATAATCATAGATGTCAATTGGGATTAAAAAAGATGACCCTAAACAATTTAGAAATCATCTTTTAG
- a CDS encoding ABC transporter substrate-binding protein yields MQQVLSGSSDIGFCGPEQIIYIYNQKRQDLPILFAQLTSTDGSFLVGRNKLKNFDWNSLKGKTIIGGRPGGVPEMSLEYVLKKHKLTPNKDVKLITNLDFTATSSAFKAGTGDYVALFEPNASILEDSNGGFIVDSIGKNIGSLPYTCYFATQSYMNKNPEVIQKFTKAIYKAQIWVANHNNDDIAKSIASFFPGSNVNIISNVIKNYKKINAFAPNPIIKPNDLNRLMDVIQSYKSDLIKERPNFESIVNTKFSENVMK; encoded by the coding sequence ATGCAACAAGTTTTGTCTGGAAGCTCTGATATAGGATTTTGTGGACCTGAACAAATAATTTATATCTATAATCAAAAACGTCAAGATTTACCTATTTTGTTTGCTCAATTAACTTCAACAGATGGATCATTCTTAGTTGGAAGAAATAAGCTTAAAAACTTTGATTGGAATAGCTTAAAAGGAAAAACTATTATAGGTGGAAGACCTGGCGGTGTTCCTGAAATGAGCCTTGAATATGTTCTTAAGAAACATAAACTAACACCTAATAAAGACGTAAAACTAATAACTAATTTAGATTTTACAGCTACATCTAGTGCATTTAAGGCTGGTACTGGTGATTACGTAGCATTGTTTGAACCTAATGCAAGTATTCTTGAAGATTCTAATGGTGGATTTATAGTAGACTCTATAGGAAAAAATATTGGTTCTCTTCCTTACACTTGTTACTTTGCCACTCAATCTTACATGAACAAAAATCCTGAAGTAATACAAAAATTCACAAAGGCTATATATAAAGCTCAAATATGGGTTGCTAATCATAACAATGATGATATAGCAAAATCAATTGCATCTTTTTTCCCTGGAAGTAACGTAAATATAATATCAAATGTTATTAAAAACTATAAAAAGATAAACGCCTTTGCACCAAATCCTATTATAAAACCTAATGATTTAAATAGACTCATGGACGTAATTCAATCTTATAAATCTGACTTAATTAAAGAACGCCCAAATTTTGAATCAATTGTTAATACAAAATTCTCAGAAAATGTAATGAAATAA